The nucleotide window GCTGCAGGGATGGCCGCTGTCcatagtagtgtttattgattcTCTTTGGGGTGTGGTTTTTGTTTTCTCAGGATTTGGATGTCGCGATCGTGACTCGTGAGAGCCACCAACCACATGGAGAGCCCACCTAAGGAGCGCCACCTACGCAGTGCGTGGATTCCTCCCGTGCTCtccctttccttctttttttgCTTGTAGTTTGATTTTAGGAACTAGCCGGATCGCCAAGTGTTGTGGTTTCTCCAGCGTTTCTCGGTTTGAGTTTGTTGTCTGCTGGGTTTGTCGATGCTGGTGTTGTAGAGATTGTGGCGGCGACATCCATTGCGAGGCCACGGGCGGATGCCGCCCACTGCATCCATGCGCTTGCCCGGCGACTCACCAAAACCAACTGGATTATAAGCAGTGCTGCACTCTGATTCAGATTATTTGATTCGTTCTGTGTATTCGATGCTCTGATGGTTGCTTTAGCTGCTAAATAGGTGCCGATCTTGTAATGGTATTGGGTGATCGATGAATCTCAAATGCAATTTTGTTTGTTAGAAATGTGggaacaaaaaaaagaaagagacgcGGGTTTGTTATTTACTGCTGCAATCAAGATATTATACATCCAAGCTGAAATTTCTTTGCATAGCATAATAAGTTTGTTTACAAAAGCACATTGAAAATTCTACATTTAACACAATTCTTCACTTTTTGTGGTCACTTTTATTTGAACTGAGAATTGTTGATTTAAATTGTGTGGTTCTTTTCTGTTGACTCTCTAAAGCCTGTTTGACACCCTGTAATGTTATGTTCTTGGATTAAACTCTTTTTTTTAATGGTTAATTTTTTATCTTACCTTAATTGTATGATGGAGTTCAGTTGAGATGGCACAACTCCGACTATTCTATGCTAATTTTTTTGGTTTCCTTACAGCTATCCTTGCAGCAACTATCTCAAAATTATTTGGAGTTCTTGCAGCTGAAATTTTGTGTTACTATTAACTGCCACTTGGTTAGGAAACTAAATAGATGCTCTCTATCATCATAGCCATAGCTTAGAGATTTCAAGTAAGACTAAGggaaaataaaataaatctaGCTCTAGGCTATCAAAAAGGTATCTTTTTTCTAAATCTGAATGTTTTCCATTCGACTATTGTATATTATGCTAACAATATTTGCTGCTAAAAATGAACTTTTGAAGTTCAAGAAGTGGCTCAAATTAGTCGGAAGCACTTTCCATCGAGTACCCTCACACATGGAACAACCTGTGAAAAGGCTAAGGTTACAAAGAAGGTGAAACccataaagaagaagaaagtgctaAGTACTAAGGATGTTAACACTTCATCCCCATCCATGGATACTAGAAGCAAAAAAATACAACCACCTAGCCCTGCAATGAGTACACAAAGCAAGAGAAGACTTAGCCTTTTATATGCACTAGTCCACCACGCGCGCCCTCGCACGCATCGGCGTATCACTTGGCTAAGGCGTTGGTAAAAAATATATGTTCAATCTTTGCATAAGGCAGTGGTAAAAAAATATATGTTCAATTTTTACATGTAAATAATATTAGGGGAAGGAGTTTAATGTAGATATGTCATGCACATAAACTGAAAGATTTAAGTTCTTTTTATATGGTGTAGGACACATCTACTCTGCATACTTTTCAAATCATGGCACTTTCTGTGCGCGGTAAAGGAAGCAATAGACAACCTGGGGCTACTCCAAAAATAgatgtagattctagctgataaacaAAATATGATGAAATCTGTTAGCTCAATCTATAACACAAACAACTGTACTGATACTTTTTAATCTTATACTTTAATTCTACTAATATGACGGCATCAGTAATGAGAGCCAAAAAGAGAAATCAGCAGGCAGTCATGATTACGACATGTGCAATGAGAGCCAAAAAGAGAAACCAACAGCCAGTCAGCTTTCATCACCTGGAATGTAGCTTGCAAAAAGAGCATCAGATATTTAGATATGACTTTCAAACTGGTTGTCCATCAACATCTTGTACGGTTTTCTCAAATTGGCAAGGAACATCTTTTATGCCTTCAATTTAGGTCCTATCTGGTGGTTGACGGAAAGAATTCAAAGGAGAAAACACATCAAGAGTACTCTGGCAATATTTTTGAAAGTCGGCATATTGTTTTTTTAGTATGATAGGTCTCATGGAAGTATATAAATAACCAGATTCAAATTTGATTGACGCATCAAAACAGAGCAAACTGAATAATAAAGAAAAAATGGAAAGCATATCTTTTTTTACCTTCACAGTTCTTGAAACCTTGAGGCCAAATGATCCAGGTGATACGATGTTCCACTTCTTTAGCATTTGAATAGATAGAGTTTTTTGCAAACTTTCACAGAAAAGATAAACAATTATGTCAAAGGAAGAGATAACTGATAGCTCTAGAATCTACAGTTAATAGAACAGCAGAACTCTAGCACTCACAAGGCTACACTTCACAGGGTAACCAACCCCTTTAAAGTAACAGAAAATGACCACAACATTTAACCATTTTCTCAACTACACTACTAAAATCCGTATAGCTCAGCAAAGCTTCTTTTTCTATCGTAAGACCTAAGAATTAAATAGTTAAATTGAGGGGCAAACTGTACATGAGCTATAGAAATTACAGTAGAAACTGCTAAAATGGCAACATTAGACAATGACACACATCAATCTGTTTCCTTTGGTAATTTTTGAAGAGCGAATAAATAAATTCAGCACCAATTTTGTAGACCAGACTGTGTAAATATAGCATCAACTCTATGTGTCCTACTGTCTTCATCATTTATAACACTAGAAAAAGTTTTGAGGAAACAACCATGTCCACTTGGTCCGTAGATACAGAGGTTGACTTTTTGTTGATAGCACAAATGCCTACAATAAGTTGGCAAAGCATGCACATTTACATTGACAACAACAAAGCTTAGAAAAGATTACATTCAACAATAGAACAAAAAATGCATCTCATCTACATTTTTAAGTTATGACCATCAAAGGTATTACCTATGAGATGGAAAGTTTGTGACAACAGCTGGATCCTTCCAACTTTCACATAGCTTCTTTTGAGTTTCTGCACAAAATTGGAACTATTCTTATGTTAGCACTAGGGAAACGATCATATGAATGTTCGGTAATTTTAAGTTAATAAAAATGTCGGTGCTAGCAATGGAGACACTGGCATTACATAATCCTAGGACTTATATTAGGCTATAAAATAGACACCAAGAACATGTAAAGATATATGAGGGACCATATATTTTGTGAACTGATACTGTAACCATGCAACTTGTAGCAGAAGCGAATAGGATGTTGAAATTTTCTCAGTAGTTGAACATTCAGTAATTTTAAGCAGGTAAAAGTCTAGGGACTATGAAATTGGCATGACATAACCTTAGAAATTATTTTAGGCTGTAAAATATACACCGAAAATATGTAAAGACATATTAGGGACCTTACATTTTGCTAATGATACTGTGCCACCGCAACTTCTAGCAGAAGCAAATATGCATAATAGGCTATATGTATTTACATAGAAAAAACTCCCCCAAAATAATCCAGTCCCTATGAAAAGAAACATAAATGGGTGGAGATGATGCGATTATACCTCTCCTCAATCAAGAACGGAAATCCAAGAAAAGATCCTCACTTCCTGAATCCACCAAACCGTCGTGTCCTGCAGAGTCCTGAGCCTTTGAAAAATAGATTGAACGGATATTCAACACCAACGAAACAATACACAAAAAATAAATCTTCACCACAAATCTGTAACCAAGAGATTCTGGGTACAGACGGAGAGGATACATGTTGTTTCTTTGGTTTGCTAAAGTTGAGCATTAGGTAGTAATTaacaaataacaaggttgttcaatTTTTGGCTATAACGGTCATTACAAATGCAGATAATAGGAATCCTGCATATGTTGATGCTAGCAATAAGATCAGCAACACCACCTCTATCTCCAACAAACATACCGTGAACTTTATCCATGATTAGTACAACTCTAGGATTTGTTCACCAGTGGAATTGTTGCCCACTTAATATATAATAATCAAAATACAAAGCCAAAAGAATTCAAGACTCATGCTGCAACACCAACCACTTGTCACTATAATTCAGAGTTGTGTTGCTGATAGGGTCGTTGATAAACTCTTTTGCCCACAGCACTTGGTTCGGCTGAAGAAAATGAAGCATAAATAACATATTAACATGagaaatgcaaaatcaaaaaccaaaaataagtgacagTGAGTTGATTCTCCAGAGGATGTGAGCATAATAGCAGGATCAAGTTAATATCCACAATATGAATAGAAGAGTCATGTCTCAGATAATCAGATCCAAGCAACTATGAGCATGGCAAAACTATGTATTAGGTTGTGTTAAGCAGGACTCCACGACCTGCTATCCAACTATAGAATCCTTAGGAGTTTGGAGCTCCGGTCTATCTTATTTTTTCAACTTTAGCTGGAGTGTTGTTTGTTTGTGATTTCTGAATGTTTTTCGGACTATTGTTGCTTTGATGTTTGTGTACAGGACTACAGGACCCTTTGCAAGCTTTATTCTTTGgatcagatcctctaaaatatgCATTAGCTGAAATCATACACTAAAAAAACAAAGGATAGGCAGGTGGTGGGGTTTAAGATAATTGGATGTAGCTCACAGTCACAGCATCAAGTCAGACCTCATCCCAATGTTAAGATGGACTAATGATATAAACAGGATGGTGGCAAATATTTCGCAACCATGCTGTCAGTAAGGATTAGTCACTTCAGCAGGAAGACGTGTAGATACCCTAAAAAGGCTTCTGATTTTTTAGATACCAGAATTATTTATAAGTCAGTCAATATAGTTTCTCAGGTCCAAACCATGCATAGATATTTATAAAGTAAATTGCAAAGGTCATATAGCTGGTTATGTCTAAATCAATACTCAATAGGCTTTCCATAGAGATAGCTCACAGATGATCAAAAAGACTGGCCTGAGACATGTACTCATAAACCAGTGCCAAATGATCTTTCTCCCAGTAGTAACCAATCGAAGACACCAGATTCCTGTGATGCACCTTTATAAAGCTCTAGACCTATGTAACACGGTACATAACATATTTTTTTGGTTAAATTGATAATATGGTTTTTTCTGGGCCATTCAAATTTGATACCTCAGCTAAAAATCGATCAAGCCCACGTGGTGATGATCCAGAACGCATCCTGAAAGCAACCTCTATGCTGTCTCCCAAGAGATTTCTAACGTCACACCATTCCGTCGAGCAACACCTTCCATTGAAGAAGAACAATATGAATCCAAGGAAAAAGAATAAGGGTCATATAATAAATTGAATCCAAAATTAAGAATAGGGGAGCATCATCCTTCAAACCTAACTCTGTAAAGAGTAAATCCAGCAAAATTTAGAGCAGCGCCACCATGGATGGCTCATAGGCACACCCCAAATCGAAGTTGCCGCAAAAAAAAGCAAGCAACGGCATCCAAGGTCACACCAATGGACAGAATGTGGGCACCTAGGTTCCTAGAACCCTCGAGCTAGGGCTGCCCGCGCCTGTCCTGTCGTGTTGGAGCTTGCCGGTGCAGGGGCGGCAGTGCGGCGCGACGCTGGTGTGGCCCGCGCGCCGTGCTAGGGCATGGCCGGGTTGCCTCCGTCGCCGCCGATGCCCGCGCCGAACCCTAGGTAGGCATCGTGGCCGCGCCGGGTACCAGCCACCTAGGCCGATGTGTTGCCTAGGACGGCCGCCGTGGGGGTCGACGTGCAGCGCCGCTGCGACCCGCTGCACCAGCACAGCACCCCGGCGGGTGTCACCGTCGCCCGCCCCCTACAGCGCGAGGAGGGAGGGGTGTGGAGATTATCTAATTTTCTTGCGAGTTTAGGATAGCTTAGATGGTTGAGTTTCTTGTAGTGGAACCTGTTCAACCGGGTTCAATCTCTGACTTAACACGACTGCTCGTATTTTCCTGAATTTAATCCAGGATTCAACAATGCTATTTTTTCAATGGTAGATGACATGCCCCTCCAACTCCAgttcttcggaggtgctcataggggtaaggTGCATGTGCGTATGTTCATAGAAGTGAGTATGCGCTCATGTATGTGAACATCTACGCCTGTAACTAGGTCTCAAAAAAAATTATCTGATTTTCTTCCTCGAACTAAAAAAAACTAGATATCTTACCCccagcccccccccccacacacaaagCCCCTCAAAACCAGATAtcttaaccccccccccccccccccaaaaaaaaacccTCAAAGCTATTCAAATTACTTCCCTGTGGTTTTGAAAAacattttgttctttttagttaaaAAGTGGGTAaatatttgataaagttttaaaATCACAAAAAATAGTCTATGACcttttaaaatttcaaaaaaaaaactacacaTAGATTTGGATATgaaaaattcaaataaaatattcAGATCTGGTAAAAATATCCCTAAATACttaaaaatagatttagctctTGTAAAATTGAAAAACtatccaaaaatagagaaaattatCTAAACATTCTAATTGATATGTAAACATGTTTTGAAAACTTTTCACAATTAATATAAAACAAAATACACAACCAGTACTAATGCATAAAATGAATGCATTCAACATTAATGTATGttgattcaaaaaaaaaacattaatgtatgttgcattcatgctggttgcgtgtcatatttttattatgcaaagttttaaaacatgtttatacatcaattgttttttttaaaattttctagatttttttggTAGAGATGCAATTGCTTGCGTACCATGCAATTTAGTTTCCTGTtttttttatggaaactacaaATCCAGAATAAACATGTTGACAAACGGCTAGATGTTATTGCCCATTTAGATATACTTTCTCCGTCTCAAAATATGTGCACCTCTCGTTTTGCAAGGAGTTTAACTATATCTATCTTTTTTTTGAATTACACAGCACAACACAGACACTCACAATGTTTAATtatatttatctttttttttttacaaatgaCATAGTACAACACAGACACAACGCGCACACACTCGCCTTATGAAAGCACGCATACAAAACTTTACCCCTTTGATCATCTTCGAAGACTGGGTCGTCAAattctcgagattgacgaagtcaccacaggcgtctCGTTGTCGACGGAAACGTCACTTACCACTGAAAGCACAGCGCCATTAAATCTTGGAAAAATCACTCCCACGACGAGTCGAACCCTGGACCTGATGTGCTATTAAGACTCTTGTAACcactaagagcaaggctaataatacaaccGACTGCTGGCTATGTGGAAACCTACAACCAATCTATCAGCCCACTTGTATAATAGTTAGCCGGCGCTTACAGCCCATTTATCTGTCTCACAGAATTTTTTTGGTTCTTATATATAAGCTGACCGTAAATTTACAGCTcgtttctcttctctctcctccatgtTAGCGTACAATCCACTTACGAccccttattatacttgctccTCCGTGTACGTGTGTGACTGCCTCGGAGAAACCATGCATCATCCGTCACATGGTCTGTGTGTGTGACTCTGTGCATGTGTactggttttttttttctttttttatgcaTGTGTACTGGTTAGTGGCACTGTAGCATCCCTCGGCCTATCAGAGTTAGGCGCACGTAATCTTGACCGGCCCGTTCCAATCCGCATTCAGTCAGCTAGAGCTAACAAAGTCCATCCCGACACTGTTGGGAGTTATTAGTGGCTAGGCTGGTAGTGCTTTCCGTTATTGCATCGATCATTCGTTCGGGACTAGCTACCAAACGATGACCTCGCTCTCGTCTAGGGGattacgtacgtacgtacgtacgtactctCGGTGGATcagcttctccttcttcttgCATGGTCCTATATATAGATAGACTTTTTTTTCGAACGTGGCCGAAGCGCAAGTTTTTCGTTAAGGGCACTTTTGGAAGAAGGGGGAGCAAAACCCCGGGATGAAAACCCCCCACCAAGAACTAAAGATGACAACAGGTCGGGTCTGGACCCGAAACCCATGGGTTTTAGACCAGGCGGGAGCGGGGGCAGGTCTGAATCTCGCCCCGTGGGTTTTTGGGTTCGGAGACCCAAAACGGGGTGGATTGGTACGGGTTttgaaacccccccccccccccctcttcttATTCCCGCAGGCGCAGCCGCACCCGCATGGGCAAGGTGCCCCGCCCCTGGCGATTGACGAGCACGAGCTGCTGCGCCGCTGCCCCTACGGTCCTTCGCCGCCGCCCCTGCGGCCCTCTCTGCCCCTGCTGGTCCGCCGTGACGCCGCCCCCAAGCTGTTGCATCAGGACTTCCCTGCGGCCCTGCGGTAGCCGCCGTTAGCCGGACCACCGCCACCCCTGCCACCCTCGAGGATGCGGCAAGTCCCCGCCGCCGGATCCTCTGCCGTCTGCCCCCTAATCCCTTCAGCAGAGACGAGACGAGCGATACAAATTAGCCCCCGCGGAGGCCGAGAAATTCGACCGAGCGGGTCGCGCCGCCCTTGCCTCGGGTGTCGGGTTCCCCGTCGGgttcgggggcgggggcgggggcgcatTTCCACCCGAACCGGGGTTCGGGTTCGGGGTGGGTTTCCTTGGCGGGTTTCAGGGGTGGATCCGTGGAGGCTCCACCCGACCCATTGCCATCTCTACCAAGAACTAGACCTCGATAGCTCTTGGAGATTTTCTTGTCCATATatacacacaagttgacaagtaCTATATACTATCGGCACGTGTACGCACGCACATCGGCACGTGTACGTGTACGTGGAGCGTGCGTTCTGCGGAGTTGCACTTCGATCTGCCAAGTCCACAAGCAATAATAATTGCATTGACCGTATATAACGGCACGTCCACGCGGTGGAAATTTACGCTTCAACCTACTGTTCCGTCCGGCAAAGTACCCGTACGTAATATGACGCGAAAATATGCCCCCACTTGGCACTTGCAATGCTTGGCGACCCGGCTGGCGACGACGCCCGGTGCGCAAGCTAAGTTAGGGCCAATGGCCAATGGCCAATGGCCAAAATGGCCAATGCACAAGACTCCCGGGCTAGCTAGCCTATAAATATGGGTATGGTCAGTACGCTTCGacttcaaggcatgcacacacAGAGAAGAACACGGTTGAGAACATGGGTCCGCCGCTAGCGGCCATGGCGTCCAAGTCATTGCCTTCCCTTGTGGCCCGCCGCCGTCTACTGTTCCTCACCGTGACACTCATGCTCGCAGCCTCTGTTCAGGCTCAGGGACGGTCACCGCCACGTGCGCCCAAACCAGCTCCAACACCACCTCTGACACCGAGCCCAACTCCAGCGCCTATGCGGGCTCCGGTGCGTGCACCCACACTGGCTCCAACACCTGCACCAACACGCACACCGATACCAGCCCCAACTCGTGCACCTACGGTGGCACCGACACCGACCCAAACTCAAGCACCTACGTTATCTCCGACGCGTGCAACAACACCggctccaacacctacaccaacccTAACTCGTGCACCTACGGTGGCACCGATACATGCACCCACACCGTCTCCAATACCTGCACCAACACGCGCACCGACACTAGCCCCAACTCGTGCACCTACACTGGCTCCGACGCGCGCACCCACACTGGCTCCAACGCCTGCACCAACACACGCGCCGACACCAGCCCCAACTCGAACACCTACACTGGCACCAGCCCGTGCACCCACACCGGCTCCAACACCTGCACCAACACGCACACCGACACTAACCCCAACTCGTGCACCTACAGTGGCACCGACACCAGCCCCAACTCGAGCACCAACGCTGGCTCCGACACGTGCACCCACACCAACTCTAGCGCCTACACCAACACCAGCCCCAACTCATGCACCGACACCAGCCCCAACTCAAGCACCTATGTTGGCTCTGGTGCATGAACCCACACCGGCTCCAACACCTACGCCAACACGCACGCCGACACCAGCCCCAACTCGTGCTCCTACGTTGGCATCGACACCAGCCCCGACTCTAGCACCTACGCTGGCTCCGACACGTGCACCCACACCgactccaacacctacaccaacacgCGCACCAGCACTAGCCCCAACTCCAGCACCTACGATAGCTTCGACGCATGCACCCACAGTAGCTCCAACACCTGCACGAACACCAGCCCCAACTCTTCCACCACCTCCTCCATCACCTTCAAcgttgcctccaccgccaccgctacCTTCATTgatgcctccaccaccaccttcgaagacacctccaccaccaccaccttcatcggtacctccaccgccgccatctcCAACGCACACACCGCCACCACCGCAAGACGTGTGTCCTATCGGCTTTACAAACTCTCTTGAGTATGACGCAGCCGTCGAAGCGTACGCAAAACATGGCACTATTCTGCAACTTAGTGGCTCACTCAAAAGCATCACAACGTGCTTCTGCAATTACACAACTACGGTTTTTGGCGTTCCCGACATCAAGGGCCCCATCAAATGTCGCCATGTCTGAACCTGAGATGCATTCACGCAACATCTCGCGGGAGCAACGTGAACATGCACGTTGCTAAGCCACTTATATTATTCATATTGTGTTTTCTTGTTCTGGCTATTActcatactactactactatatacGAATAACTTTCGTGTGCGTGCAGATATTGTCTGCATACCGAAACTGGTTAGTGTGATACACTATGGTACCTCTTGTAATGAGTGATATTGTTGTTGCACGTGCTCTCAACAAAATATATAGTACCATATATTGATATACATATATACTACACGAGAACATGTTAAATGTTTTCTTATTATTATGAAGGATTTTCACCCTACTTGTGGAAGTAGTTATGGTATGGGGGCAGATCCAGAGACGCATTGTAGTCGCTTTACAGTTTACAACAACAACTTAGGCAAAATCAAAGAAAATTTACTGAGACATAAGATGCAATGAGACACTAACCATCATACCTAGTAATTCAATGGTTTACAGTTCCGGATCGCCCTAGGCGCATAGCCATGCATGTTATCACTACAGCAGCCacacgctttgccgagtgctccatacactcgacaaaggcacccatgcactcggcaaatcctttgccgagtgatttgtcgagtgcaacactcggcaaagaggctccgtcGAACCTTTTCACGGTGAagcctgctttgccgagtgccaaatctcgggcactcggcaaaggctttgcaaAGTGtcaagctggcactcggcaaaggattgacGGCCGTTGGCCGAAGGCTCACGCCGTcttaatttttttaatttctttgccgagtgccatagcgccgaggcactcggcaaagcctgttttttttttaaattttctttgccgagtgtaactgccaaggcactcagcaaagcattttttatttttttttaaatttcctttgccgagtgcaatggccattgcactcggcaaatttgagaaattgttgctgctattttcccagctttgccgagtgcaatggtcattgcactcggcaaagccacagcaatttttttttgttttttgcttttccatgtaaacaacagtgcatatatatatatatatagaactactatcctatagctggctgcagaataacttattctgtagccactttgagttacgataattactatgttaatttacgagatttacagtaactccttactaagtggtttactataacgttatggtaaatattcccatgtgttatagtaacccaactatcgtaaatatgtattgacattatggtaaattaatatataaaattatggtaaatagaggtggctacagaataacttattttgtagccggctgctgaatagcctctccctgtatatatatatatatatatatatatatatatatatatatatatatatatatatatatatatatatatatatgtgtgtgtgtgtgtatgtgtgtgtgtgtgtgtgtgtgtgtgtgtgtgtgtgtgtgtgtgtataaatatatatatattagaaaccACAATTCAACACAATATATCagaaaccacatatatatatatatatcacaaatgaCCAATTATGTCTGAAATCCAtaatatattacaaaccacaagtTCAATACATAAAGGCATACCTACGTAAAACCGACTCCGGAAGCGGCTCACGGCGAATGTGAGGGTTGCGACGCCCTAActtgcgatgccggcgaccctccgagatggttcgacgccgcccccgattgatgctgcacaaaagagaagagattgcacgtgagtgacaagataaaaatgtaagcagtttaaagaaaagttgaaaatttcggcagcatctcccctgCATGGGGAAATTTcgaaaacctgcaagaaaaacgtcggcacaaagg belongs to Miscanthus floridulus cultivar M001 chromosome 4, ASM1932011v1, whole genome shotgun sequence and includes:
- the LOC136549232 gene encoding uncharacterized protein gives rise to the protein MGSGTVTATCAQTSSNTTSDTEPNSSAYAGSGACTHTGSNTCTNTHTDTSPNSCTYGGTDTDPNSSTYVISDACNNTGSNTYTNPNSCTYGGTDTCTHTVSNTCTNTRTDTSPNSCTYTGSDARTHTGSNACTNTRADTSPNSNTYTGTSPCTHTGSNTCTNTHTDTNPNSCTYSGTDTSPNSSTNAGSDTCTHTNSSAYTNTSPNSCTDTSPNSSTYVGSGA